One stretch of Castor canadensis chromosome 12, mCasCan1.hap1v2, whole genome shotgun sequence DNA includes these proteins:
- the Dctn1 gene encoding dynactin subunit 1 isoform X6 — MAQSKRHVYNRTPSGSRMSAETSARPLRVGSRVEVIGKGHRGTVAYVGATLFATGKWVGVILDEAKGKNDGTVQGRKYFTCDEGHGIFVRQSQIQVFEDGADTTSPETPDSSASKVLKREGADTATKTSKLTTTRRPKPTRPASTGVAGASSSLGPSGSASAGELSSSEPSTPAQTPLAAPIIPTPALISPGAAPPLLSPSKEEEGLRAQVRDLEEKLETLRLKRAEDKAKLKELEKHKIQLEQVQEWKSKMQEQQADLQRRLKEARKEAKEALEAKERYMEEMADTADAIEMATLDKEMAEERAESLQQEVEALKERVDELSTDLEILKAEIEEKGSDGAASSYQLKQLEEQNARLKDALVRMRDLSSSEKQEHVKLQKLMEKKNQELEVVRQQRERLQEELSQAESTIDELKEQVDAALGAEEMVEMLTDRNLNLEEKVRELRETVGDLEAMNEMNDELQENARETELELREQLDMAGARVREAQKRVEAAQETVADYQQTIKKYRQLTAHLQDVNRELTNQQEASVERQQQPPPETFDFKIKFAETKAHAKAIEMELRQMEVAQANRHMSLLTTFMPDSFLRPGGDHDCVLVLLLMPRLICKAELIRKQAQEKFELSENCSERPGLRGAAGEQLSFAAGLVYSLSLLQATLHRYEHALSQCNVDVYKKVGSLYPEMSAHERSLDFLIELLHKDQLDETVNVEPLTKAIKYYQHLYSIHLAEQPEDCTMQLADHIKFTQSALDCMSVEVGRLRAFLQGGQEATDIALLLRDLETSCSDIRQFCKKIRRRMPGTDAPGIPAALAFGPQVSDTLLDCRKHLTWVVAVLQEVAAAAAQLIAPLAENEGLPVAALEELAFKASEQIYGSPSSSPYECLRQSCNILISTMNKLATAMQEGEYDAERPPSKPPPVELRAAALRAEITDAEGLGLKLEDRETVIKELKKSLKIKGEELSEANVRLSLLEKKLDSAAKDADERIEKVQTRLEETQALLRKKEKEFEETMDALQADIDQLEAEKAELKQRLNNQSKRTIEGLRGPPPSDIATLVSGIAGGGAPGQAPGSLPGPGLVKDSPLLLQQISAMRLHISQLQHENSLLKGAQMKASLAALPPLHVAKLSLPPHEGPGNELAAGTLYRKTSQLLETLNQLSTHTHVVDITRTSPAAKSPSAQLMEQVAQLKSLSDTIEKLKDEVLKETVTQRPGATVPTDFATFPSSAFLRAKEEQQDDTVYMGKVTFSCAAGLGQRHRLVLTQEQLHQLHSRLIS; from the exons ATGGCCCAGAGCAAGAGGCACGTGTATAACCGG ACGCCCAGTGGCAGCAGGATGAGTGCAGAGACAAGTGCCCGGCCTTTGAGGGTAGGGTCCCGTGTGGAAGTGATTGGAAAAGGCCACAGAGGCACTGTGGCCTATGTTGGAGCCACACTTTTTGCCACTGGCAAATGGGTAGGCGTTATCCTGGATGAAGCAAAGGGCAAGAATGATGGAACTGTCCAAGGCAGGAAGTATTTCACTTGTGATGAAGGGCATGGCATCTTTGTGCGCCAGTCCCAG ATCCAGGTATTTGAAGATGGAGCAGATACTACTTCCCCAGAGACacctgattcttctgcctcaaagGTTCTCAAAAGAG AGGGAGCTGATACAGCTACAAAGACTAGCAAACTG ACCACAACTCGGCGGCCCAAG CCCACTCGCCCAGCCAGTACTGGGGTGGCAGGGGCCAGTAGCTCCTTGGGGCCCTCTGGCTCAGCATCAGCAGGTGAACTGAGCAGCAGTGAGCCCAGCACCCCAGCTCAGACTCCACTGGCAGCACCCATCATCCCCACACCAGCCCTCATTTCTCCTGGAGCAGCACCTCCACTTCTTTCTCCTTCCAAG GAGGAGGAGGGACTTAGGGCCCAGGTACGTGATCTGGAGGAGAAACTGGAGACTCTGCGGCTGAAACGGGCAGAAGACAAGGCAAAACTTAAAGAGCTGGAGAAACACAAGATACAGCTGGAGCAGGTGCAGGAATGGAAGAGCAAAATGCAGGAGCAGCAGGCAGACCTGCAGCGGCGCCTCAAGGAGGCACGGAAG GAAGCCAAGGAAGCTCTGGAAGCAAAGGAGCGCTACATGGAGGAGATGGCAGACACTGCTGATGCCATTGAGATGGCCACTCTGGACAAGGAGATGGCTGAAGAGCGGGCTGAATCTCTGCAGCAGGAGGTGGAGGCATTGAAGGAGCGTGTGGATGAGCTCTCCACAGACTTGGAGATCCTCAAGGCTGAGATTGAAGAGAAAG GCTCAGATGGGGCTGCATCCAGTTACCAGCTGAAGCAGCTAGAGGAGCAAAACGCCCGCCTGAAGGATGCCCTGGTGAG GATGCGAGATCTTTCTTCCTCGGAGAAACAGGAGCATGTGAAGCTCCAGAAGctcatggaaaagaaaaaccaggagCTGGAAGTTGTGAGGCAACAGCGAGAACGCCTGCAGGAGGAGCTGAGCCAGGCAGAGAGCACCATTGATGAGCTCAAGGAACAG GTGGATGCTGCTCTTGGTGCTGAGGAGATGGTAGAGATGCTGACTGACCGGAACTTGAATCTGGAAGAGAAAGTGAGGGAGTTGAGGGAGACTGTGGGAGACTTG GAAGCAATGAATGAGATGAATGATGAGCTGCAGGAGAATGCACGTGAGACAGAACTGGAGCTTCGGGAACAGCTGGATATGGCAGGTGCCCGGGTCCGGGAGGCTCAGAAGCGTGTGGAGGCAGCTCAGGAGACAGTTGCAGACTACCAGCAAACCATCAAGAAATACCGCCAGCTAACTGCCCACCTACAG GACGTGAATCGGGAACTGACAAACCAGCAGGAAGCATCTGTGGAGAGACAGCAGCAGCCACCTCCAGAGACTTTTGACTTCAAAATCAAGTTTGCTGAGACAAAAGCCCATGCCAAG GCAATTGAGATGGAGTTGAGACAGATGGAGGTGGCCCAGGCCAACCGGCACATGTCCCTGCTGACAACCTTCATGCCTGACAGCTTCCTTCGACCAGGTGGTGACCATGACTGCGTCCTGGTGCTACTGCTCATGCCTCGTCTCATTTGCAAG GCAGAGCTGATCCGGAAGCAGGCTCAGGAGAAATTTGAACTAAGTGAAAACTGTTCAGAGCGGCCTGGACTGCGAGGAGCTGCAGGAGAGCAGCTCAGTTTTGCTGCTGGGCTTGTATACTCTCTGAGTCTGCTGCAGGCCACACTACACCGCTATGAGCA TGCCCTCTCTCAGTGCAATGTGGATGTGTATAAGAAGGTTGGCAGCCTCTACCCTGAGATGAGTGCCCACGAGCGCTCCTTGGATTTCCTTATTGAGCTGCTGCACAAGGATCAGCTGGATGAGACTGTCAATGTGGAACCTCTCACCAAGGCTATCAAGTACTACCAG CATCTGTACAGCATCCACCTTGCCGAACAGCCCGAGGACTGTACCATGCAACTGGCTGACCACATTAAG TTCACCCAGAGTGCCCTGGACTGCATGAGTGTGGAGGTGGGGCGGCTGCGTGCCTTCTTGCAG GGTGGGCAGGAGGCTACAGATATTGCTCTTCTGCTTCGGGACCTGGAAACATCATGTAGTGACATCCGCCAGTTCTGCAAGAAGATCCGAAGGCGAATGCCAGGGACAGATGCTCCTGGGATCCCAGCTGCACTGGCCTTTGGACCACAG GTATCCGACACTCTCCTGGACTGCAGAAAACACTTGACGTGGGTGGTGGCTGTGCTACAGGAGGTGGCAGCTGCTGCTGCCCAGCTCATTGCCCCACTGGCAGAGAATGAGGGGCTGCCTGTGGCTGCATTGGAGGAGCTGGCTTTCAAAGCAAGCGAACAG ATCTATGGGAGCCCCTCCAGCAGCCCATATGAGTGTCTGCGCCAGTCGTGCAACATCCTCATCAGCACCATGAATAAGCTGGCCACAGCCATGCAGGAGGGGGAGTATGATGCAGAGAGGCCCCCCAGCAAA CCTCCCCCAGTTGAACTGCGGGCTGCAGCCCTTCGTGCGGAGATCACAGATGCTGAAGGCCTAGGTTTGAAGCTTGAAGATCGAGAGACAGTTATCAAGGAGTTAAAGAAGTCACtcaagattaag GGAGAGGAGCTGAGTGAGGCTAATGTGCGACTGAGCCTCCTGGAGAAGAAGCTGGACAGTGCTGCCAAGGATGCAGATGAGCGCATTGAGAAGGTCCAGACTCGGCTGGAGGAGACCCAGGCACTGCTGCGGAAGAAGGAGAA AGAGTTTGAGGAGACAATGGATGCACTCCAGGCTGACATCGACCAGTTGGAGGCAGAGAAAGCAGAGCTAAAGCAGCGACTGAATAACCAGTCCAAGCGCACAATTGAGGGGCTCCGGGGGCCCCCTCCCTCAGACATTGCTACCCTGGTCTCTGGCATTGCTGGTG GGGGTGCTCCTGGGCAGGCTCCAGGCTCCTTGCCAGGCCCTGGGCTGGTGAAGGACTCACCCCTGCTGCTTCAGCAGATCTCTGCTATGAGGCTGCACATTTCTCAGCTCCAGCATGAGAATAGCCTCCTCAAG GGAGCCCAGATGAAGGCATCCTTGGCAGCCCTGCCCCCTCTGCATGTTGCAAAGCTTTCCCTCCCGCCGCATGAAGGTCCTGGCAATGAGCTAGCAGCTGGAACACTGTATCGCAAGACCAGCCAGCTGCTAGAAACATTAAATCAGCTGAGCACGCACACCCATGTAGTAGATATCACTCGCACCAGTCCTG CTGCCAAGAGCCCGTCGGCCCAGCTTATGGAGCAAGTGGCTCAGCTGAAGTCCCTGAGTGACACCATTGAGAAGCTAAAG GATGAGGTCCTTAAGGAGACAGTAACTCAACGCCCTGGAGCCACAGTCCCCACTGACTTTGCCACCTTCCCTTCATCAGCCTTCCTCAGG GCCAAGGAAGAGCAGCAAGATGACACAGTCTACATGGGCAAAGTGACCTTCTCGTGTGCAGCTGGCCTCGGACAGCGACACCGGCTGGTGCTGACCCAGGAGCAGTTGCACCAGCTTCACAGTCGCCTCATCTCTTAA
- the Dctn1 gene encoding dynactin subunit 1 isoform X2 has translation MAQSKRHVYNRTPSGSRMSAETSARPLRVGSRVEVIGKGHRGTVAYVGATLFATGKWVGVILDEAKGKNDGTVQGRKYFTCDEGHGIFVRQSQIQVFEDGADTTSPETPDSSASKVLKREGADTATKTSKLRGLKPKKAPTARKTTTRRPKPTRPASTGVAGASSSLGPSGSASAGELSSSEPSTPAQTPLAAPIIPTPALISPGAAPPLLSPSKEEEGLRAQVRDLEEKLETLRLKRAEDKAKLKELEKHKIQLEQVQEWKSKMQEQQADLQRRLKEARKEAKEALEAKERYMEEMADTADAIEMATLDKEMAEERAESLQQEVEALKERVDELSTDLEILKAEIEEKGSDGAASSYQLKQLEEQNARLKDALVRMRDLSSSEKQEHVKLQKLMEKKNQELEVVRQQRERLQEELSQAESTIDELKEQVDAALGAEEMVEMLTDRNLNLEEKVRELRETVGDLEAMNEMNDELQENARETELELREQLDMAGARVREAQKRVEAAQETVADYQQTIKKYRQLTAHLQDVNRELTNQQEASVERQQQPPPETFDFKIKFAETKAHAKAIEMELRQMEVAQANRHMSLLTTFMPDSFLRPGGDHDCVLVLLLMPRLICKAELIRKQAQEKFELSENCSERPGLRGAAGEQLSFAAGLVYSLSLLQATLHRYEHALSQCNVDVYKKVGSLYPEMSAHERSLDFLIELLHKDQLDETVNVEPLTKAIKYYQHLYSIHLAEQPEDCTMQLADHIKFTQSALDCMSVEVGRLRAFLQGGQEATDIALLLRDLETSCSDIRQFCKKIRRRMPGTDAPGIPAALAFGPQVSDTLLDCRKHLTWVVAVLQEVAAAAAQLIAPLAENEGLPVAALEELAFKASEQIYGSPSSSPYECLRQSCNILISTMNKLATAMQEGEYDAERPPSKPPPVELRAAALRAEITDAEGLGLKLEDRETVIKELKKSLKIKGEELSEANVRLSLLEKKLDSAAKDADERIEKVQTRLEETQALLRKKEKEFEETMDALQADIDQLEAEKAELKQRLNNQSKRTIEGLRGPPPSDIATLVSGIAGGGAPGQAPGSLPGPGLVKDSPLLLQQISAMRLHISQLQHENSLLKGAQMKASLAALPPLHVAKLSLPPHEGPGNELAAGTLYRKTSQLLETLNQLSTHTHVVDITRTSPAAKSPSAQLMEQVAQLKSLSDTIEKLKDEVLKETVTQRPGATVPTDFATFPSSAFLRAKEEQQDDTVYMGKVTFSCAAGLGQRHRLVLTQEQLHQLHSRLIS, from the exons ATGGCCCAGAGCAAGAGGCACGTGTATAACCGG ACGCCCAGTGGCAGCAGGATGAGTGCAGAGACAAGTGCCCGGCCTTTGAGGGTAGGGTCCCGTGTGGAAGTGATTGGAAAAGGCCACAGAGGCACTGTGGCCTATGTTGGAGCCACACTTTTTGCCACTGGCAAATGGGTAGGCGTTATCCTGGATGAAGCAAAGGGCAAGAATGATGGAACTGTCCAAGGCAGGAAGTATTTCACTTGTGATGAAGGGCATGGCATCTTTGTGCGCCAGTCCCAG ATCCAGGTATTTGAAGATGGAGCAGATACTACTTCCCCAGAGACacctgattcttctgcctcaaagGTTCTCAAAAGAG AGGGAGCTGATACAGCTACAAAGACTAGCAAACTG CGGGGACTGAAGCCTAAGAAG GCACCGACAGCCCGAAAG ACCACAACTCGGCGGCCCAAG CCCACTCGCCCAGCCAGTACTGGGGTGGCAGGGGCCAGTAGCTCCTTGGGGCCCTCTGGCTCAGCATCAGCAGGTGAACTGAGCAGCAGTGAGCCCAGCACCCCAGCTCAGACTCCACTGGCAGCACCCATCATCCCCACACCAGCCCTCATTTCTCCTGGAGCAGCACCTCCACTTCTTTCTCCTTCCAAG GAGGAGGAGGGACTTAGGGCCCAGGTACGTGATCTGGAGGAGAAACTGGAGACTCTGCGGCTGAAACGGGCAGAAGACAAGGCAAAACTTAAAGAGCTGGAGAAACACAAGATACAGCTGGAGCAGGTGCAGGAATGGAAGAGCAAAATGCAGGAGCAGCAGGCAGACCTGCAGCGGCGCCTCAAGGAGGCACGGAAG GAAGCCAAGGAAGCTCTGGAAGCAAAGGAGCGCTACATGGAGGAGATGGCAGACACTGCTGATGCCATTGAGATGGCCACTCTGGACAAGGAGATGGCTGAAGAGCGGGCTGAATCTCTGCAGCAGGAGGTGGAGGCATTGAAGGAGCGTGTGGATGAGCTCTCCACAGACTTGGAGATCCTCAAGGCTGAGATTGAAGAGAAAG GCTCAGATGGGGCTGCATCCAGTTACCAGCTGAAGCAGCTAGAGGAGCAAAACGCCCGCCTGAAGGATGCCCTGGTGAG GATGCGAGATCTTTCTTCCTCGGAGAAACAGGAGCATGTGAAGCTCCAGAAGctcatggaaaagaaaaaccaggagCTGGAAGTTGTGAGGCAACAGCGAGAACGCCTGCAGGAGGAGCTGAGCCAGGCAGAGAGCACCATTGATGAGCTCAAGGAACAG GTGGATGCTGCTCTTGGTGCTGAGGAGATGGTAGAGATGCTGACTGACCGGAACTTGAATCTGGAAGAGAAAGTGAGGGAGTTGAGGGAGACTGTGGGAGACTTG GAAGCAATGAATGAGATGAATGATGAGCTGCAGGAGAATGCACGTGAGACAGAACTGGAGCTTCGGGAACAGCTGGATATGGCAGGTGCCCGGGTCCGGGAGGCTCAGAAGCGTGTGGAGGCAGCTCAGGAGACAGTTGCAGACTACCAGCAAACCATCAAGAAATACCGCCAGCTAACTGCCCACCTACAG GACGTGAATCGGGAACTGACAAACCAGCAGGAAGCATCTGTGGAGAGACAGCAGCAGCCACCTCCAGAGACTTTTGACTTCAAAATCAAGTTTGCTGAGACAAAAGCCCATGCCAAG GCAATTGAGATGGAGTTGAGACAGATGGAGGTGGCCCAGGCCAACCGGCACATGTCCCTGCTGACAACCTTCATGCCTGACAGCTTCCTTCGACCAGGTGGTGACCATGACTGCGTCCTGGTGCTACTGCTCATGCCTCGTCTCATTTGCAAG GCAGAGCTGATCCGGAAGCAGGCTCAGGAGAAATTTGAACTAAGTGAAAACTGTTCAGAGCGGCCTGGACTGCGAGGAGCTGCAGGAGAGCAGCTCAGTTTTGCTGCTGGGCTTGTATACTCTCTGAGTCTGCTGCAGGCCACACTACACCGCTATGAGCA TGCCCTCTCTCAGTGCAATGTGGATGTGTATAAGAAGGTTGGCAGCCTCTACCCTGAGATGAGTGCCCACGAGCGCTCCTTGGATTTCCTTATTGAGCTGCTGCACAAGGATCAGCTGGATGAGACTGTCAATGTGGAACCTCTCACCAAGGCTATCAAGTACTACCAG CATCTGTACAGCATCCACCTTGCCGAACAGCCCGAGGACTGTACCATGCAACTGGCTGACCACATTAAG TTCACCCAGAGTGCCCTGGACTGCATGAGTGTGGAGGTGGGGCGGCTGCGTGCCTTCTTGCAG GGTGGGCAGGAGGCTACAGATATTGCTCTTCTGCTTCGGGACCTGGAAACATCATGTAGTGACATCCGCCAGTTCTGCAAGAAGATCCGAAGGCGAATGCCAGGGACAGATGCTCCTGGGATCCCAGCTGCACTGGCCTTTGGACCACAG GTATCCGACACTCTCCTGGACTGCAGAAAACACTTGACGTGGGTGGTGGCTGTGCTACAGGAGGTGGCAGCTGCTGCTGCCCAGCTCATTGCCCCACTGGCAGAGAATGAGGGGCTGCCTGTGGCTGCATTGGAGGAGCTGGCTTTCAAAGCAAGCGAACAG ATCTATGGGAGCCCCTCCAGCAGCCCATATGAGTGTCTGCGCCAGTCGTGCAACATCCTCATCAGCACCATGAATAAGCTGGCCACAGCCATGCAGGAGGGGGAGTATGATGCAGAGAGGCCCCCCAGCAAA CCTCCCCCAGTTGAACTGCGGGCTGCAGCCCTTCGTGCGGAGATCACAGATGCTGAAGGCCTAGGTTTGAAGCTTGAAGATCGAGAGACAGTTATCAAGGAGTTAAAGAAGTCACtcaagattaag GGAGAGGAGCTGAGTGAGGCTAATGTGCGACTGAGCCTCCTGGAGAAGAAGCTGGACAGTGCTGCCAAGGATGCAGATGAGCGCATTGAGAAGGTCCAGACTCGGCTGGAGGAGACCCAGGCACTGCTGCGGAAGAAGGAGAA AGAGTTTGAGGAGACAATGGATGCACTCCAGGCTGACATCGACCAGTTGGAGGCAGAGAAAGCAGAGCTAAAGCAGCGACTGAATAACCAGTCCAAGCGCACAATTGAGGGGCTCCGGGGGCCCCCTCCCTCAGACATTGCTACCCTGGTCTCTGGCATTGCTGGTG GGGGTGCTCCTGGGCAGGCTCCAGGCTCCTTGCCAGGCCCTGGGCTGGTGAAGGACTCACCCCTGCTGCTTCAGCAGATCTCTGCTATGAGGCTGCACATTTCTCAGCTCCAGCATGAGAATAGCCTCCTCAAG GGAGCCCAGATGAAGGCATCCTTGGCAGCCCTGCCCCCTCTGCATGTTGCAAAGCTTTCCCTCCCGCCGCATGAAGGTCCTGGCAATGAGCTAGCAGCTGGAACACTGTATCGCAAGACCAGCCAGCTGCTAGAAACATTAAATCAGCTGAGCACGCACACCCATGTAGTAGATATCACTCGCACCAGTCCTG CTGCCAAGAGCCCGTCGGCCCAGCTTATGGAGCAAGTGGCTCAGCTGAAGTCCCTGAGTGACACCATTGAGAAGCTAAAG GATGAGGTCCTTAAGGAGACAGTAACTCAACGCCCTGGAGCCACAGTCCCCACTGACTTTGCCACCTTCCCTTCATCAGCCTTCCTCAGG GCCAAGGAAGAGCAGCAAGATGACACAGTCTACATGGGCAAAGTGACCTTCTCGTGTGCAGCTGGCCTCGGACAGCGACACCGGCTGGTGCTGACCCAGGAGCAGTTGCACCAGCTTCACAGTCGCCTCATCTCTTAA